Proteins encoded in a region of the Tripterygium wilfordii isolate XIE 37 chromosome 21, ASM1340144v1, whole genome shotgun sequence genome:
- the LOC119988356 gene encoding uncharacterized protein LOC119988356 isoform X2, whose protein sequence is MIKSSVLSLSLDLSEEMKILFRIPVRPLSTWPNRGGGEHTMLSNKLFPRRRSSNATQRRNRKKEITNGKLKARIKRLRAEMVEIGEEQKRIKEGQKEVRIKYQKLKAEKEQLKMETNLISQQSLGIQQRLILLFKIVKAKVNNDFAKAAQLTQSLRELIANQNVPK, encoded by the exons ATGATCAAATCAAGTGTGCTTTCTTTGTCATTAG ATTTAAGTGAGGAAATGAAGATCTTATTTCGGATCCCTGTTAGACCTTTGTCCACGTGGCCTAACAGGGGTGGTGGAGAGCATACTATGTTGTCAAACAAATTATTTCCGAGGAGGAGGAGTTCAAATGCTACACAAAGGAGGAATCGG AAAAAAGAGATTACTAATGGAAAATTGAAGGCACGCATAAAACGTTTGAGAGCTGAAATGGTAGAGATCGGTGAAGAACAAAAGAGAATCAAAGAGGGACAGAAAGAAGttagaatcaaatatcaaaagctGAAGGCAGAAAAAGAGCAACTCAAGATGGAGACCAATCTCATCTCACAGCAGAGCCTCGGTATCCAACAACGTCTCATTCTACTCTTCAAAATCGTGAAAGCAAAAGTTAACAACGATTTTGCAAAAGCAGCTCAACTCACTCAATCACTCcg TGAGTTAATAGCAAATCAAAACGTGCCAAAGTGA
- the LOC119988356 gene encoding uncharacterized protein LOC119988356 isoform X3 — MIKSNLSEEMKILFRIPVRPLSTWPNRGGGEHTMLSNKLFPRRRSSNATQRRNRKKEITNGKLKARIKRLRAEMVEIGEEQKRIKEGQKEVRIKYQKLKAEKEQLKMETNLISQQSLGIQQRLILLFKIVKAKVNNDFAKAAQLTQSLRYIELIANQNVPK; from the exons ATGATCAAATCAA ATTTAAGTGAGGAAATGAAGATCTTATTTCGGATCCCTGTTAGACCTTTGTCCACGTGGCCTAACAGGGGTGGTGGAGAGCATACTATGTTGTCAAACAAATTATTTCCGAGGAGGAGGAGTTCAAATGCTACACAAAGGAGGAATCGG AAAAAAGAGATTACTAATGGAAAATTGAAGGCACGCATAAAACGTTTGAGAGCTGAAATGGTAGAGATCGGTGAAGAACAAAAGAGAATCAAAGAGGGACAGAAAGAAGttagaatcaaatatcaaaagctGAAGGCAGAAAAAGAGCAACTCAAGATGGAGACCAATCTCATCTCACAGCAGAGCCTCGGTATCCAACAACGTCTCATTCTACTCTTCAAAATCGTGAAAGCAAAAGTTAACAACGATTTTGCAAAAGCAGCTCAACTCACTCAATCACTCcggtatat TGAGTTAATAGCAAATCAAAACGTGCCAAAGTGA
- the LOC119988356 gene encoding uncharacterized protein LOC119988356 isoform X1, translating to MIKSSVLSLSLDLSEEMKILFRIPVRPLSTWPNRGGGEHTMLSNKLFPRRRSSNATQRRNRKKEITNGKLKARIKRLRAEMVEIGEEQKRIKEGQKEVRIKYQKLKAEKEQLKMETNLISQQSLGIQQRLILLFKIVKAKVNNDFAKAAQLTQSLRYIELIANQNVPK from the exons ATGATCAAATCAAGTGTGCTTTCTTTGTCATTAG ATTTAAGTGAGGAAATGAAGATCTTATTTCGGATCCCTGTTAGACCTTTGTCCACGTGGCCTAACAGGGGTGGTGGAGAGCATACTATGTTGTCAAACAAATTATTTCCGAGGAGGAGGAGTTCAAATGCTACACAAAGGAGGAATCGG AAAAAAGAGATTACTAATGGAAAATTGAAGGCACGCATAAAACGTTTGAGAGCTGAAATGGTAGAGATCGGTGAAGAACAAAAGAGAATCAAAGAGGGACAGAAAGAAGttagaatcaaatatcaaaagctGAAGGCAGAAAAAGAGCAACTCAAGATGGAGACCAATCTCATCTCACAGCAGAGCCTCGGTATCCAACAACGTCTCATTCTACTCTTCAAAATCGTGAAAGCAAAAGTTAACAACGATTTTGCAAAAGCAGCTCAACTCACTCAATCACTCcggtatat TGAGTTAATAGCAAATCAAAACGTGCCAAAGTGA